A genomic region of Prochlorococcus marinus XMU1405 contains the following coding sequences:
- a CDS encoding NAD(P)H-binding protein yields the protein MKILLVGATGTLGRQIAKQAIEEGHEVRCFVRNPRKASFLQEWGCELTKGNLLNSSDIEYALQDIEVVIDAATSRADDPKSIYEIDWDGKLNLFNACESLNVKRVIFLSILLTEKFRNVPLMDIKFCTEKLLEKSNLDYTIFKCAAFMQGVIGQFAIPILDSQAVWMSGTPTKIAYMNTQDMAKVVVAAVNNPKTHRTSLPLVGPKAWDSNEVISLCEKFSEKKAKIFRVSPFLISVTQKVVSFFQDSLNVAERLAFAEVTSSGESLDADMSKTYEILELKKEDMTSLESYIKEYYQQILKRLREMEADLNIEEKKRLPF from the coding sequence ATGAAGATTCTTTTAGTAGGAGCAACAGGGACACTTGGTAGACAAATAGCAAAGCAAGCTATAGAAGAGGGACACGAAGTAAGATGCTTTGTAAGAAATCCAAGAAAAGCTTCCTTTCTACAAGAATGGGGTTGTGAGCTAACAAAAGGTAATTTATTAAATTCTTCTGATATCGAATATGCATTGCAAGATATTGAAGTAGTTATTGATGCAGCGACTAGTAGGGCAGATGATCCTAAAAGTATTTATGAAATTGATTGGGATGGAAAACTTAACTTATTCAATGCTTGCGAATCTTTAAACGTAAAAAGGGTAATATTCCTTTCTATCCTCCTAACAGAAAAGTTTAGAAATGTTCCTTTAATGGACATTAAATTTTGCACTGAAAAACTTCTTGAGAAATCTAATTTAGACTATACAATCTTCAAATGTGCAGCTTTTATGCAAGGAGTTATTGGTCAATTTGCAATACCAATCTTGGATAGTCAAGCAGTGTGGATGAGTGGGACTCCAACTAAAATTGCTTACATGAATACTCAAGATATGGCGAAAGTTGTTGTAGCAGCAGTAAATAATCCAAAAACTCACAGAACATCATTGCCATTAGTAGGTCCCAAAGCATGGGATTCAAATGAAGTTATATCTTTATGTGAAAAATTTAGTGAAAAAAAGGCGAAAATTTTTAGAGTTTCCCCTTTCCTTATTAGTGTCACTCAAAAAGTAGTTTCCTTTTTCCAAGATTCTCTTAATGTTGCTGAGCGATTGGCTTTTGCTGAAGTAACTAGTAGTGGTGAATCATTAGATGCTGACATGAGCAAAACTTACGAAATATTGGAACTTAAAAAAGAGGATATGACCTCACTAGAGAGTTATATAAAAGAGTACTATCAACAAATACTTAAAAGATTAAGGGAAATGGAAGCAGATCTTAATATTGAAGAAAAAAAGAGATTACCTTTTTAA
- the petM gene encoding cytochrome b6-f complex subunit PetM has protein sequence MAKEIFSIAAVFWILIPIGLVGGALLLKFQGD, from the coding sequence ATGGCTAAAGAAATTTTTAGTATTGCAGCAGTTTTTTGGATACTGATACCAATAGGATTAGTTGGTGGTGCTTTGTTATTAAAGTTTCAGGGAGACTGA
- a CDS encoding alpha/beta fold hydrolase, with product MNNNFKKNINIPNYWNWNGFKICWSVTGEENEIPIIFLHGFGASRKHWRNNLEYFAKKNFASYSLDLIGFGDSDQPGIRQIGKLNNEIWCDQVKDFIAQVIRPKNSGKVILIGNSLGSLVALTCAVSLEDQIATVIASPLPDQIQENKKSITKKSSFKEFQYRCITIFFLFFPLEIILFLITKLGVIKLGLNSAYFKKDNIDRELLDLVTKPVLRRTSARSLRAMCIGMSSRDEKFQASYLLRKLSSSKKVPFLLIWGEKDNFIPLFVGKKIANFHRWVKLKIVSNSGHCIHDEDPSVFNRISYEWIRDLKTF from the coding sequence ATGAATAATAATTTTAAAAAAAATATAAACATTCCTAATTACTGGAATTGGAATGGTTTTAAAATTTGTTGGAGTGTTACAGGCGAAGAAAATGAGATTCCAATTATCTTTCTCCATGGATTTGGAGCAAGTCGAAAACATTGGAGAAACAATTTAGAGTATTTTGCGAAAAAGAATTTTGCCTCTTATTCTTTGGATTTAATAGGATTTGGGGATTCAGATCAACCTGGGATTAGACAAATTGGAAAACTAAATAATGAGATTTGGTGTGATCAAGTGAAAGACTTTATTGCACAGGTAATAAGACCAAAGAATTCTGGGAAAGTAATTCTTATTGGCAATTCCCTTGGATCACTAGTTGCTCTAACATGTGCTGTTTCATTAGAGGATCAGATTGCAACAGTTATTGCATCGCCTTTGCCAGATCAAATTCAAGAAAATAAAAAGTCCATAACAAAAAAATCGTCATTTAAGGAATTTCAATATAGATGCATAACAATATTTTTTTTGTTTTTCCCCTTGGAGATTATTTTATTTTTAATAACTAAATTAGGGGTTATAAAACTGGGACTAAATTCTGCCTATTTCAAAAAAGATAATATTGATCGCGAACTATTAGATTTGGTGACAAAACCAGTTTTAAGAAGAACTTCGGCCAGATCATTAAGAGCGATGTGTATTGGAATGTCTTCAAGAGATGAAAAATTTCAAGCTTCTTACCTTTTGAGAAAACTTAGTTCCTCCAAAAAAGTTCCTTTTTTATTAATTTGGGGAGAAAAAGATAATTTCATACCTTTGTTTGTTGGCAAAAAGATTGCAAATTTCCATAGATGGGTAAAATTAAAAATAGTATCCAATTCAGGGCATTGTATCCATGATGAAGATCCTTCAGTATTCAATAGAATCTCTTATGAATGGATTAGAGATTTAAAAACCTTTTAA
- the ilvN gene encoding acetolactate synthase small subunit, with protein MKHTLSVLVEDESGALSRISGLFARRGFNIDSLAVGPAESKGISRLTMVVEGDDETLQQMTKQLNKLFNVLGVVDFTNLAAVERELMLLKVSSKEDTRSNILDIVQIFRAKVVDVSDMALTLEVVGDPGKLVALEKLLEPYGILEIARTGKVALKRSSGVNTEMLKINKYSLEI; from the coding sequence ATGAAACATACATTATCAGTTCTTGTAGAAGATGAATCTGGAGCTTTAAGTAGAATCTCAGGTCTATTTGCAAGAAGAGGATTCAATATAGATAGCCTTGCAGTAGGACCTGCAGAATCTAAAGGGATTTCAAGGTTAACAATGGTAGTAGAAGGTGATGATGAAACTCTTCAACAAATGACTAAGCAACTTAATAAGTTATTTAATGTTCTTGGAGTTGTAGATTTTACTAATCTCGCAGCTGTTGAGAGGGAATTAATGTTACTAAAAGTTTCATCGAAAGAAGATACCAGAAGTAATATCCTTGATATAGTACAGATTTTCCGTGCAAAAGTTGTTGATGTTTCAGATATGGCCTTAACTCTCGAGGTGGTTGGAGATCCTGGGAAGTTAGTTGCTTTAGAAAAATTACTCGAGCCATACGGCATCCTTGAAATTGCGAGGACTGGCAAGGTAGCTCTTAAACGTTCTTCAGGAGTTAATACAGAAATGTTGAAAATAAATAAATATTCTCTAGAAATTTAA